AGTTGTTATTATAACCACACTGAATTAATTATGTGTCACAGACATCATTATGGTAATTTTGTGTCTCAGATAAAATATGTCAGTGGTTCTTATGACAATGGGGATGGATTTGGGAAATTGAACAAGGCAATATCAGAGTATGAGGCGTCAAGCAAATCAGAAAGCTATCGCAGGCTCTTTTATTTGGCATTGCCTCCATCTGTCTACCCTTCAGTGTGCAAAATGATCAGAACATACTGCATGAATCCATGTAAGGTTTATTTCGTATTCTATGAGTTGTTTTTTTAAGAATTTTGATAAGCTGTTGCACTTCATTTGTCTAATAACAAACAAGCATGGCCAAGTTAGTGAAAGCTTCAGCTTCATCAAGATCTGTTTTCTTAGAGCGCCATAAACTTTTACATTGTTCTTCAAACTTTGGGATTTTTTTTCAGTAGTAATAAGAGCATAATTATTTTATGCTTTGGTTCCTACCTGCAGTTCATTTCTTTCTTTATGTAGTGCTTCCATTGGGATCTAAGAGAAAATAAACAACCTGTCAAATATGAATTTGTTTGGAAGGGATACAAAAGACATCCATGCTGTTTATCAATAAATCCAATATTGGTTCTCTCAGTATTAGTATATAGATTTGAAAAATCGAGCACCATGCCACCGTGCTAAATTGCACTACTACATCTGTCAGAGTTTGGGCTTGACATTACTGGTGTGCGTGCAGCTTCTCACCCTGGATGGACTAGAGTCATTGTTGAGAAGCCCTTTGGAAAGGACTTGGATTCTGCAGAAGAATTAAGTGCCCAACTTGGGGAGCTATTCGAGGAACACCAACTATACAGAATAGACCACTACCTGGGAAAAGAGTTGGTCCAAAACTTGGTAATGGCTGTAACTTTGCTTGACTTACTTTCCATTTCACCAACACTTGTCTAACTATTTTAAAACCGATCACATGTTACAGCTTGTCCTTCGTTTTGCCAACCGCTTGTTCTTGCCTCTTTGGAACCGTGATAATATTGATAATATACAGGTAAGCTGATTTGTAGTCAGTAGCTAGCAGTTGGCAACTTTGTTTTGCTGGTATGAGTTCCTTGTACCATAAATGCGGTTcctttatcattcaacaaggcACTTTTGTAGTTTGTTTCGTAAATTGTTTTACTTGACCTTTTTGTGGCTATAGTCAAAAGCTGTCGTATTTTGCTGCTACAATTTACTAAGGTTTGAAAGGGACCGAATTGAACCTAAGATACTGAAAGCATAGATGTTTTTCCCTAATAGTTTAAACTTATTGTATCAACAACATGTCATGCTAATTAATCCAACCCTGCAGATTGTATTCAGGGAGGACTTTGGGACTGAAGGGCGTGGAGGATATTTTGATCAATATGGGTATGTTCAAGCATAGTTTTCTCCTTGCAAACACTAATTCAGTGTATTTCAATAGCATTTTATGAAGTTTTCTGATCTAAGACCATGCTCTTAGAAGCAGACATATAAATCTCCATGAAACATGCATATTATGCATGGCAATGATGAGAAATTTTAGAAATATTTTGGGTGCTGGTTGGTCCTTATTAATGAATAGATGTATTTGTTATTAGAAACTGTGGAAAATGCATGTTTTCCGTTGTTGCTTAAACTTGTAAAATCCAGGGAAGAAAAATACAATACGGGAGCTGAAAGAGCATGCTTCCCTTTGTCCTTTGATATGGAATTGCAAAAAAGGTTTATGTCACTCTCCTGCAATAGGTGAACAGATGAGTTAAGGATAATGAGTTGATGACTACTGGACGATACTGCCTGTCTCTGTCACATTGCTTAAACATTTTCGTGTTTTTTCTCTGCATTCCTTCATATTTTTCTTTTTGCTCTATAAATATCTGACTCTGCTTCTGTTGCTACAGAATCATTCGTGATATCATTCAGAACCATTTATTGCAGGTAAACATAAATAAGATGTTTTGAGCATTCATATGATATGATTCTGTAATTGTTTTCATAATTGAGTCCAGCTTTTAAAGTTCTAGTATTTTAGGGACTGGACAATAAGGGGCTCTTTTTTCCATACCATTTTTTCTGCTTGCCATTCAGAATACTTGCATATATGGTTTACGTAGCTCATGATAGAATTTCTTGAAGAGTAGTACTATATGATTGTATTTAGGAGTTAACACTATCAGTTATAAATTTTTATTACTTTCTGCAGGTTTTCTGTTTGGTTGCAATGGAAAAGCCTGTCTCCCTTAAGCCTGAGCACATCAGAGATGAGAAAGTCAAGGTCCAATATCTCTTTACTCTcttcatgttatcactatatTGTAGCTCTACCAGTTCTCTTGCTGTGGTTTGATTTTCTCTCTGAAATGTAGCAGAATGAAAAATCTGGTTAGGTTACAGGCCCTGACTGCCCTTacaactttttttttcttcctcttAATGAAATATTGTGCAGCTCGCGTGTTCCAAAAAGAAATGTAGTAGAGTGCATCTTATGGTTTTGCTGTTTGGTTAGTGCTTAGAAAAAACAGTTTCTTGTCTATGTCAGGTTCTGCAATCTGTGAACCCTATTAATCCTGAAGAGGTAGTCCTTGGACAATACGATGGCTACAAGGATGACCCTACAGTGCCAGATGATTCTAATACCCCAACTTTTGCATCTGTTGTTCTTCGGGTACACAACGAAAGATGGGAAGGTATCTCTTCCACCCACATAACAACTTCTTTACACATTAGAGTTGAAAAGGCTATAACTGGTATTCGAGAGAAAAAAGGAATTGAAATACTtgctctctctttttcttctttaGTTCAGCATGTCTTTTTCTCTATCGTAGTATCCTTACTTCAAGTATCAGCCCTCTAATATTCATATATGCAGGTGTTCCTTTCATTCTTAAAGCTGGTAAAGCATTAAACTCAAGGAAAGCAGAAGTTCGGGTGCAATTCAAGGATGTTCCTGGTGACATTTTTAAATGTATGTGTATAGAAGTTAATGTTCACGGTGTAGTTAATTCATAGCTTACAGTGGCTACTACCTAATCAAGTATAACCTCCATTCTTGAATATATGACGTTTAGGACAATCAAATTAGTTACAAATGAAGTAATTTGCTTGTCCTAAACGTCATATAATTTAAAGCAGAGGGAGTAGATTTTTATATTTGTAGTATAAAAATGGAGAAGAGTTCCTTTACATAACTAGACAGTAGAAAGCTAGATGGTCTTTCATGAGTTGACCATGAGATCTGAAACTACCACAGGATTGGGTAAAGGTTTGTTGATAGTGCTGAACAGGTAGGACAGATCCATGCATTGACATTGGGAAACAAGGATAGTACTCACTTTAGGTTGAATAAAATACAATGTGCAGAAGGCGTTGATAAAATACAATGTGCAGAAGGCGTGGATTGCCTTTTCAGTATTCACTGAAGTTTGTCTACATTAGCTATCATATAGATAAAATGCGTACGTAGTTAAATTAACTCAAGCTGGTGTTTTTCAAAAAATTAACTCGATCTGAGTTCAGCATGCGAATTTGAATAGTAGGGTGGATGGAGGAACCTCATTGAACACCAAAACAATACTGAGGATAATGATCTTTCTCAGCTTATAGCTTCTTGGAATGCCTCTCTAGTTGATGCTTTTGCAACGAGTATCTTATTTGGTTTGATATGCCGTTCTGTTATGTCTAACTCAGAATTAGAGATCTTATAGTTGAACTGAATATTAATATAACCTGGTGAAGGTAAGAAGCAAGGAAGAAATGAGTTTGTTATACGCCTCCAGCCATCAGAAGCCATGTACGTGAAACTAACTGTAAGTTCTGATATTATCTTGGagaaaataaaaatttgataaGATTTGAATGTGCAACAGAATTTGTAATATAATCTTTGAACATTGAATCACTGCAGGTTAAGAAGCCTGGGTTAGAAATGGCTACAGAACAGAGTGAGCTTGATCTTTCATATGGGATGCGCTACCAAAATGTCAAAATTCCTGAGGCATATGAACGCCTCATCTTGGATACGTATGTGTCATCCTTTTATTCTAGCATATATCTCTCTTCTTTACAAAGAAATTCTCTCTTCCCATCCAGGAACTGCATATAACTCTGTATACATGATGTCTTATGCTCATACAACCTTGCAAAGCTTTCTATGCAAAGTGACGCTTCTCTTTATTGCATTGATCGTCTGATCGATATCCATTATTCTGCAGAATACGAGGAGACCAACAGCACTTTGTTCGCAGAGATGAGCTAAAGGTTTGTGCCACCCTGCATATTCGTGTCCTTACAGTTACGGGGAGTTTTCTCTTCAGGGACTCTTCTGATTCCTGTCACTCTTAACACAATACCCGTTGGTTCTCAGGCTGCTTGGCAGATCTTCACTCCTTTGCTGCATGACATTGACGACGGCAAGCTGAAGGCCGTTCCATATCAACCTGGAAGTCGAGGCCCCAAGGAAGCCGATGAATTGAGCGCGAGAGTTGGTTATGTCCAGACCCACGGTTACATATGGATACCACCCACCCTTGCATAGAAGAGAGGCCTGTTTCCATGGCCTCATAGGAATTGTGTATCTAGGAAGAGTGCCCTACAATAAAGCAACGCATATATATATCACCCAGTTTTCACTGTACCGCCAACCACGGCATTGTAATAATGTTGTGCTGAATATTCCAACTCCGATATGAAATAAAAATGCATGTTTCAATCAATATGCAATGCGCAGTGATGGAATGCTGTTTACACCTGCAATGCTGATGGGGCTGATAACAATGTTGGAATTGCAATATCCCGACACCTGCTGGCTGCAAGATAGGCTAACAGATGCAGATAGAAATATGCCTGAGAATTCATATCGACCGTCTGAGAATTGAGATGCAAATAGGAAAACGTCTGAGAATTCTGACAGGTGGAATTTGTGGGGCCCAATGCATAGGCTCGATCAGCGTCTTTGCACTGTCAACTAATCATTAGCATTGCTCAGTTGTAAGGTAGGCGTGGCAGATAAAACGTTGGTACGTAATAAACAGCTGAAAAAGGAGAAGCCGACTAGCAGAAGCTAATTTCAACACAAACTTTCACCGGTGCAACATTAAGCTTGCACGGAGGATTCCGATTTAAAGTAGCATCTCTCAGCTACTACAGTCTACAGCTTTTCACGGAATCAAAACAGAGCCCTACAGAATTTTGGCCAATTT
The sequence above is drawn from the Panicum hallii strain FIL2 chromosome 7, PHallii_v3.1, whole genome shotgun sequence genome and encodes:
- the LOC112899672 gene encoding glucose-6-phosphate 1-dehydrogenase, cytoplasmic isoform-like encodes the protein MSGGSAGSSPSSRRNSFNSLSRDVDLPSEQGCLSIVVLGASGDLAKKKTFPALYHLFDQGFIQSGEVHIFGYARSNLSDDGLRVRIRGYLKGAPEEDLSEFLQLIKYVSGSYDNGDGFGKLNKAISEYEASSKSESYRRLFYLALPPSVYPSVCKMIRTYCMNPSSHPGWTRVIVEKPFGKDLDSAEELSAQLGELFEEHQLYRIDHYLGKELVQNLLVLRFANRLFLPLWNRDNIDNIQIVFREDFGTEGRGGYFDQYGIIRDIIQNHLLQVFCLVAMEKPVSLKPEHIRDEKVKVLQSVNPINPEEVVLGQYDGYKDDPTVPDDSNTPTFASVVLRVHNERWEGVPFILKAGKALNSRKAEVRVQFKDVPGDIFKCKKQGRNEFVIRLQPSEAMYVKLTVKKPGLEMATEQSELDLSYGMRYQNVKIPEAYERLILDTIRGDQQHFVRRDELKAAWQIFTPLLHDIDDGKLKAVPYQPGSRGPKEADELSARVGYVQTHGYIWIPPTLA